Proteins co-encoded in one Sulfurimonas sp. HSL1-2 genomic window:
- a CDS encoding uracil-DNA glycosylase: MSAAVKIDADIKRFGKRLQESAVGANVTNFYAAKRTNTQRHNLQCYLQQLRALQPEVLLIGEAPGYNGCRLTGIPFSSEALVAEGVLEGALFTARHGYRVASSPYTREQSAGIVWEVLQRHRIAALCWNAFCFHPHEKGNPDSNRKPTGKEIDSAAPFLRRLLSLFPSVTTVVAVGNSAEAALTRLQIPHAKVRHPARGGKPAFTAGMEAVLACR; this comes from the coding sequence ATGTCCGCAGCCGTGAAGATCGACGCTGACATAAAACGTTTCGGCAAACGTCTCCAGGAGAGTGCCGTAGGTGCGAACGTCACCAACTTTTACGCCGCCAAACGCACCAACACCCAACGCCACAACCTTCAGTGCTACCTGCAGCAGCTGCGCGCCCTGCAGCCCGAAGTGCTGCTCATCGGCGAAGCCCCCGGCTACAACGGCTGCCGCCTGACAGGCATCCCCTTCAGCTCCGAAGCGCTCGTCGCCGAAGGGGTGCTGGAGGGTGCCCTCTTTACGGCGCGCCACGGCTACCGCGTCGCCAGCTCCCCTTATACCCGTGAACAGAGCGCGGGAATCGTCTGGGAAGTGCTGCAGCGCCACCGCATCGCCGCGCTCTGCTGGAACGCCTTCTGTTTCCACCCTCATGAAAAGGGAAACCCCGACTCCAACCGTAAGCCGACTGGCAAGGAGATCGACAGCGCGGCACCCTTCCTGCGCCGTCTCCTTTCCCTTTTCCCCTCCGTCACCACCGTCGTCGCCGTCGGCAACAGCGCGGAAGCTGCACTTACACGGCTGCAGATCCCCCATGCCAAGGTCCGCCACCCCGCCCGCGGGGGCAAGCCCGCTTTTACGGCGGGAATGGAAGCGGTGCTGGCATGCCGCTGA
- a CDS encoding DUF429 domain-containing protein: protein MPLTPVPFYVGIDLAWAEGNPSSVAVIDADARLVAYRYADTVETILDVVRAYPGCRVGVDAPMIIPNATGHRPNELQFLKTFARYGLGVHAVNTQLFEKRFRRYAGFALYEGLKAEGIGFEEGTLFEVYPHATILALFNDGKVLRYKASVPREARLEAMKTLQTALFEVLTVPNGLKTPLETLRGKALKAEEDFLDSLVCAYTLYYATEKRCLKFGDAEIGVLLTPPPGVTPL from the coding sequence ATGCCGCTGACACCGGTGCCGTTCTATGTCGGCATCGATCTCGCCTGGGCGGAGGGCAACCCCAGCAGCGTCGCCGTCATCGATGCGGATGCCCGCCTTGTCGCCTACCGCTACGCCGATACGGTCGAAACGATCCTCGACGTCGTCCGCGCCTACCCGGGCTGCCGCGTCGGGGTCGACGCCCCGATGATCATCCCCAATGCCACAGGCCACCGCCCCAACGAGCTGCAATTCCTCAAGACTTTCGCCCGTTACGGGCTCGGGGTGCACGCCGTCAACACGCAGCTGTTTGAAAAACGTTTTAGACGTTATGCGGGGTTTGCCCTCTATGAAGGGCTCAAAGCGGAAGGGATTGGTTTTGAAGAAGGCACGCTCTTCGAGGTCTATCCCCATGCCACCATACTCGCCCTTTTCAACGACGGGAAAGTCCTGCGGTACAAAGCCTCGGTACCGAGGGAAGCACGTCTGGAGGCGATGAAGACGCTGCAAACGGCCCTGTTTGAAGTCCTAACAGTCCCAAACGGCCTTAAAACACCGCTGGAAACGCTCAGGGGCAAAGCGCTCAAGGCCGAAGAGGATTTTCTTGACAGCCTCGTCTGCGCCTACACACTCTATTACGCTACAGAGAAAAGATGTCTGAAGTTCGGGGATGCGGAAATCGGCGTGCTGCTGACGCCGCCACCGGGGGTCACTCCGTTGTAA
- a CDS encoding CorA family divalent cation transporter yields the protein MDGINVTINPLHLEDLRNELHPSLFDVNPDYDMLIVRLPVLDEGVQILSTGFILTEEGSYRFDREHNRFEALESRFEGPHRIIDQIIDRLLKGFNGYLERVADMEERLYADRAEADFMTQWLGLKRDILRVERVLARTTTVLAGVTEHYEPLERFPVDHYADLHEHTDRLLRSAVHQLSKLDYIYNFHNARTNEKMNRLIYLLTVISAIFLPLNLVVGFFGMNTGGLPFADVPAGTGYAVLLMASLFFLTSVGLLLWHRRRVTPHH from the coding sequence ATGGACGGTATCAACGTCACCATCAACCCGCTGCACCTCGAAGACCTTCGCAACGAACTTCACCCCTCCCTGTTCGACGTCAACCCGGACTACGACATGCTGATCGTCCGCCTGCCGGTGCTTGATGAGGGCGTTCAGATCCTCTCGACCGGCTTTATCCTGACGGAGGAGGGCAGCTACCGGTTCGACAGGGAACACAACCGTTTCGAAGCCCTGGAGAGCCGTTTTGAAGGGCCCCACCGCATCATCGACCAGATCATCGACCGCCTGCTCAAAGGGTTTAACGGCTATCTGGAGCGCGTCGCGGACATGGAAGAGCGGCTCTATGCCGACAGGGCAGAGGCCGATTTCATGACGCAGTGGCTGGGGCTGAAGCGGGACATTCTCCGGGTCGAACGGGTCCTGGCGCGCACCACCACCGTCCTGGCCGGGGTAACGGAGCATTACGAACCGCTGGAGCGCTTCCCCGTGGACCACTACGCCGACCTGCATGAGCACACCGACCGCCTGCTGCGCTCGGCCGTACACCAGCTCTCCAAACTCGACTACATCTACAACTTTCACAACGCCCGCACCAACGAGAAGATGAACCGTCTCATCTACCTCCTGACCGTCATCTCGGCGATCTTCCTGCCGCTGAACCTCGTCGTCGGCTTTTTCGGAATGAACACGGGCGGACTTCCCTTTGCGGACGTCCCCGCGGGAACTGGGTATGCCGTGCTGTTGATGGCTTCCCTCTTCTTTCTGACATCGGTCGGACTGCTGCTGTGGCATCGGCGGCGGGTCACGCCACACCACTGA
- a CDS encoding haloacid dehalogenase, with protein sequence MPKEVQIDIPHYATLALRHVVLDYNGTLALDGTLTEVAAALLGPLCERYSVHVITSDTFGTVAEAVAPYDVTVKVLQSSDHTGEKAAYIWELGAPHCAAVGNGGNDAQMLKAAALGIALVGDEGCATETLLAGDVVCRHIEDALGLLLNEKRLIATLRR encoded by the coding sequence ATGCCCAAAGAAGTTCAGATCGACATCCCCCATTACGCGACGCTTGCCCTGCGCCACGTCGTCCTCGATTACAACGGGACCCTTGCCCTGGACGGCACGCTGACGGAGGTGGCGGCAGCCCTGCTGGGGCCGCTGTGCGAACGCTACTCCGTCCATGTCATTACCTCCGACACCTTTGGGACCGTGGCCGAAGCGGTCGCGCCCTACGACGTCACGGTCAAGGTGCTGCAAAGCAGCGACCATACGGGAGAGAAAGCAGCGTATATCTGGGAACTCGGCGCACCGCACTGCGCGGCGGTCGGCAACGGCGGCAACGATGCACAGATGCTCAAAGCGGCCGCGCTGGGCATCGCCCTTGTCGGAGACGAGGGGTGCGCGACGGAGACCCTGCTGGCGGGCGATGTCGTCTGCAGGCATATCGAAGATGCCCTGGGGCTGCTGCTCAACGAGAAGCGCCTCATCGCCACCCTGCGCCGCTAA
- the pgm gene encoding phosphoglucomutase (alpha-D-glucose-1,6-bisphosphate-dependent): MAHPDAGTQATEAQLIDLTDLIARYYELKPDPSEATQRVAFGTSGHRGSSLKSSFNEEHILAITQAVCEYRKSAGITGPLFIGRDTHALSDPAQMTAIRVCAANEVDVRIAGEDVFTPTPVLSFTILEYNKTHTEKADGIVITPSHNPPTDGGFKYNTPNGGPADTDVTAVIEKRANEILEHRLEAVHALSLETAMASEYVETYDFITPYVQALPQIVNIDVIKAAKLRIGVDPMGGTALPVYRKINKLLDLNLLIVNEKVDPSFAFMTLDHDGKIRMDCSSPYAMASMIKLRDKYDIAFGNDADADRHGIVTPHSGLMNPNHYLSVAIWYLFTHRRKKGVLKFIPFLEGKAWKDTNMGIGKTAVSSSMIDRIAKSLGAKLYEVPVGFKWFVDGLYGGGLAFGGEESAGASFLRMDSTPWSTDKDGIIMNLLAAEIRAVTGKDPGAVYEGFEAEFGKSYYARIDAVADPEQKAKLKAIKPEDITAETLAGEPIVQRFSNAPGNGAALGGLKLVTENGWAAMRPSGTEDIYKIYAESFISETHLQRIQEEAQAILSDFFAR; this comes from the coding sequence ATGGCCCATCCCGACGCCGGCACCCAGGCTACCGAAGCACAGTTGATCGACCTGACCGATCTGATCGCCCGATACTACGAGCTCAAACCCGATCCGTCCGAGGCGACGCAGCGGGTCGCTTTCGGGACCTCCGGCCACCGTGGAAGCTCCCTAAAATCCAGTTTCAACGAAGAACACATCCTCGCCATCACCCAGGCCGTCTGTGAATACCGCAAAAGCGCGGGCATCACCGGACCGCTCTTTATCGGCCGCGACACCCATGCCCTCTCCGACCCGGCACAGATGACCGCCATCCGCGTCTGCGCCGCCAATGAAGTCGACGTACGTATCGCCGGGGAGGATGTCTTTACCCCGACCCCGGTGCTCTCCTTCACCATCCTCGAATACAACAAGACCCATACGGAAAAAGCCGACGGCATCGTCATCACACCCTCGCACAACCCGCCCACCGACGGCGGCTTCAAGTACAACACGCCCAACGGCGGCCCCGCGGACACCGACGTCACCGCGGTGATCGAGAAACGGGCCAACGAGATCCTCGAACACCGTCTCGAAGCGGTACATGCCCTCAGCCTGGAGACGGCGATGGCCAGCGAGTACGTCGAGACCTACGACTTCATCACCCCCTATGTCCAGGCCCTGCCGCAGATCGTCAACATCGACGTCATCAAGGCGGCGAAACTGCGTATCGGCGTCGACCCGATGGGCGGGACGGCTCTGCCGGTCTACCGCAAGATCAACAAGCTGCTCGACCTGAACCTCCTCATCGTCAACGAGAAGGTCGATCCGAGCTTTGCATTCATGACCCTCGACCACGACGGCAAAATCCGCATGGACTGTTCGTCGCCCTACGCCATGGCCTCCATGATCAAACTGCGTGACAAGTACGACATCGCCTTCGGCAACGACGCCGACGCCGACCGCCACGGCATCGTTACGCCCCACAGCGGGCTCATGAACCCCAACCACTACCTCAGCGTGGCCATCTGGTACCTCTTCACCCACCGCCGCAAAAAAGGGGTGCTGAAGTTCATCCCCTTCCTCGAAGGCAAAGCGTGGAAAGACACTAACATGGGCATCGGCAAAACGGCCGTTTCAAGCTCGATGATCGACCGCATTGCAAAAAGCCTCGGCGCGAAACTCTATGAAGTCCCCGTCGGCTTCAAGTGGTTCGTCGACGGCCTTTACGGCGGCGGCCTCGCCTTCGGCGGGGAGGAGAGCGCAGGGGCAAGCTTCCTGCGGATGGATTCGACCCCGTGGAGCACCGACAAGGACGGTATCATCATGAACCTCCTTGCCGCCGAGATCCGCGCCGTCACGGGCAAAGACCCGGGGGCCGTCTACGAGGGCTTCGAGGCGGAGTTCGGGAAATCCTACTACGCCCGCATCGACGCCGTCGCGGACCCGGAACAGAAAGCCAAACTCAAAGCGATCAAACCCGAGGACATCACCGCCGAGACCCTCGCAGGCGAGCCGATCGTGCAGCGCTTCAGCAACGCCCCCGGCAACGGTGCCGCCCTGGGCGGGCTGAAACTCGTCACCGAGAACGGCTGGGCCGCCATGCGCCCGTCGGGCACGGAGGACATCTACAAGATCTACGCCGAGAGCTTCATCTCCGAAACCCACCTCCAGAGGATCCAGGAAGAGGCCCAGGCCATCCTCTCGGACTTCTTCGCCAGATAG
- the mnmH gene encoding tRNA 2-selenouridine(34) synthase MnmH encodes MSFDLPIGSLDEIEAIKRKNLPLTDAFRSIVLENRPLIDVRAPVEFEKGAFPGAVNLPLMTDEERHLIGIRYKEAGNAAAVALGKQLVGPHKHERIEAWADFVKAHPDAWLYCFRGGQRSQIAQAWLEEAGVTLPRLKGGYKAFRHFLMTESERISAEADTLIISGRTGTGKTLLIHRLENAVDLEGIANHRGSSFGRHITPQPSQINFEDRLAYALIRHEAEHHRHLVIEHESHNVGRVYIPKPVYNNFLEGGLIILTATLDERVEITFDEYVTHALEEYRVMFAEHPERHWFEDANAGIDRIKRRLGDERFRQIKQLFAGAFAEQLNSGETEQHKPWIRMLLRDYYDPMYDYQIAKSPVPVLFRGNADEVIDYVRSREDRR; translated from the coding sequence ATGTCGTTTGATCTCCCGATCGGCTCCCTCGACGAGATCGAGGCGATAAAACGCAAGAACCTCCCGCTCACCGACGCCTTCCGCAGCATCGTCCTGGAGAACCGCCCTCTCATCGACGTACGCGCCCCGGTCGAGTTTGAAAAAGGGGCCTTCCCCGGTGCCGTCAACCTGCCGCTGATGACCGACGAGGAGCGCCACCTTATCGGCATCCGCTACAAAGAAGCCGGCAATGCGGCGGCCGTCGCCCTGGGCAAACAGCTCGTCGGCCCGCACAAACATGAACGCATCGAAGCCTGGGCCGACTTTGTCAAAGCGCACCCCGACGCCTGGCTCTACTGCTTCCGGGGAGGCCAGCGCTCCCAGATCGCCCAGGCATGGCTGGAGGAAGCGGGCGTCACCCTGCCCCGCCTCAAGGGAGGCTACAAGGCTTTCCGCCATTTCCTGATGACGGAGAGCGAACGTATCAGCGCAGAGGCCGACACCCTTATCATCAGCGGCCGGACCGGGACGGGTAAGACCCTGCTGATCCACCGGCTGGAGAACGCCGTCGACCTTGAAGGCATCGCCAACCACCGCGGCTCCTCCTTCGGGCGGCATATCACCCCCCAGCCCTCCCAGATCAACTTCGAGGACCGCCTTGCCTACGCCCTGATCCGCCACGAGGCCGAACACCACCGCCACCTCGTCATCGAACACGAAAGCCACAACGTCGGGCGGGTCTACATCCCCAAGCCGGTCTATAACAACTTCCTCGAAGGGGGGCTTATCATCCTGACGGCCACGCTGGACGAGCGGGTGGAGATCACCTTCGACGAGTATGTCACCCACGCCCTGGAAGAGTACCGGGTCATGTTCGCCGAACACCCCGAACGCCACTGGTTCGAAGACGCCAACGCGGGCATCGACCGCATCAAACGGCGCCTGGGCGACGAGCGCTTCCGGCAGATCAAACAGCTCTTCGCCGGTGCCTTCGCGGAACAGCTGAACAGCGGGGAGACCGAACAGCACAAACCGTGGATCCGGATGCTGCTGCGCGACTACTACGACCCCATGTATGACTACCAGATCGCCAAAAGCCCCGTACCCGTCCTCTTCCGCGGCAACGCCGATGAAGTGATCGACTATGTCCGCAGCCGTGAAGATCGACGCTGA
- a CDS encoding inositol monophosphatase family protein, with product MPRYDRLKAIAQEAGSLFLEGYHAPKEVSYKSDIDLVTQYDVAVEELLKARLAEAFPEHTLVGEESSDDHTFPEKAIYIDPIDGTTNFVHGIPFCAISIGIWENQQPVAGCVYNPVLEELFFAEKGKGATLNGEPIRVGDAETLTASLIATGFPYTKIEKGVDYHWVMQSMERLLPCTRDIRRLGSAAIDLCYTARGTFAGFYEINLKPWDVAAGILIVLEAGGAVSGCDGSPYTLDQRIIVASNGTIHAELVKHLGEAPAT from the coding sequence ATGCCGCGCTACGACCGCCTGAAAGCCATCGCCCAGGAAGCGGGGAGCCTCTTTCTTGAGGGCTACCACGCCCCCAAAGAGGTCAGCTACAAGAGCGACATCGACCTCGTCACCCAGTACGACGTCGCTGTCGAGGAGCTGCTCAAAGCCAGGCTTGCCGAGGCCTTTCCCGAGCACACCCTCGTCGGCGAAGAGAGCAGTGACGACCACACCTTCCCCGAAAAAGCGATCTACATCGACCCCATCGACGGCACGACGAACTTTGTGCACGGCATCCCCTTCTGCGCCATCTCCATCGGAATCTGGGAGAATCAACAGCCTGTGGCCGGCTGCGTCTACAACCCCGTCCTCGAAGAGCTCTTCTTTGCCGAAAAGGGCAAGGGTGCCACGCTCAACGGCGAACCGATCCGTGTCGGCGATGCCGAAACGCTGACCGCATCCCTTATCGCCACGGGATTCCCCTACACCAAGATCGAAAAAGGGGTGGATTACCACTGGGTCATGCAGTCGATGGAACGGCTGCTGCCCTGCACGCGCGATATCCGCCGTCTCGGTTCGGCGGCCATCGACCTCTGCTACACGGCACGGGGAACGTTCGCGGGCTTTTACGAGATCAACCTCAAACCGTGGGACGTCGCGGCGGGGATCCTGATCGTCCTAGAAGCCGGCGGGGCGGTCAGCGGCTGCGACGGCTCTCCCTATACACTCGATCAGCGCATCATCGTCGCCTCGAACGGCACGATCCACGCCGAACTGGTCAAGCACCTGGGGGAAGCGCCCGCAACGTAG
- the selD gene encoding selenide, water dikinase SelD — MNDIRLTQYSHGAGCGCKISPKQLDNILQSARENISYPALLVGNASNDDAAAFDLGNGTSVLSTTDFFMPIVDDPFTFGRIAATNAISDIYAMGGKPLMAISIFGWPIAKLPDEVAREVIEGGRSVCEAAGIPLAGGHSIDSPEPIFGLAVTGIVDNEHLKRNNAAEAGCELFLTKPIGIGILTTAQKQGKIAPGDIDPAVEAMTTLNAIGAAIAHMEGVTAVTDVTGFGLLGHLAEMVEGSGIGAVVRFDDVPLLPKVREYLAMECVPGGTRRNFQSYGHKIGPMAPEQQDILCDAQTSGGLLCAVRKDAVADFLALAEAEGLSLKSIGETVERGAHLIDVV; from the coding sequence ATGAACGACATCCGACTGACCCAATACAGCCACGGCGCCGGCTGCGGCTGCAAGATCTCCCCCAAGCAGCTCGACAACATCCTCCAGAGCGCGCGCGAAAACATCAGCTACCCCGCCCTGCTGGTGGGCAATGCCAGCAACGACGACGCGGCGGCCTTTGACCTGGGCAACGGAACCTCGGTCCTCTCCACGACGGACTTCTTCATGCCCATCGTCGACGACCCCTTCACCTTCGGGCGCATCGCCGCGACCAACGCCATCAGCGACATCTACGCCATGGGGGGCAAACCCCTGATGGCCATCTCCATCTTCGGCTGGCCCATCGCCAAGCTGCCCGACGAGGTCGCCCGCGAGGTGATCGAAGGGGGGCGTTCCGTCTGCGAAGCGGCGGGCATCCCGCTGGCGGGAGGCCACAGCATCGACTCCCCCGAACCCATCTTCGGTCTGGCCGTCACCGGCATCGTCGATAACGAGCACCTCAAGCGCAACAACGCTGCCGAAGCGGGCTGCGAGCTCTTCCTGACCAAGCCGATCGGTATCGGGATCCTCACGACGGCGCAGAAGCAGGGCAAAATCGCACCGGGCGACATCGACCCGGCCGTCGAGGCGATGACGACGCTCAACGCCATCGGGGCGGCGATCGCCCACATGGAGGGGGTCACCGCCGTCACCGACGTCACCGGCTTCGGGCTTCTGGGCCACCTTGCCGAAATGGTTGAAGGCAGCGGGATCGGCGCCGTCGTCCGGTTTGACGACGTGCCGCTGCTGCCGAAAGTCAGAGAGTACCTCGCCATGGAGTGCGTCCCGGGCGGCACCCGCCGCAACTTCCAGAGCTACGGCCACAAGATCGGCCCGATGGCCCCGGAGCAGCAGGATATCCTCTGCGACGCCCAGACCTCCGGCGGGCTGCTCTGCGCCGTGCGCAAAGATGCCGTCGCCGATTTCCTGGCCCTCGCGGAAGCGGAGGGGCTCTCCCTCAAAAGCATCGGCGAGACCGTTGAACGCGGAGCGCACCTGATCGATGTCGTTTGA
- a CDS encoding mechanosensitive ion channel domain-containing protein: MRTLLLFFLLIGALQAADINATLFESIDKPALYKALRLQIDSAQTAGTLTPAQADAERAELERLRRAAAQTPAPEEDPDALLSKTAPTLEQGYEALAAAALASVRQESADRKLRDIQSKLTFLKQTIEQLTADEKFRLRAYQLQFAYYKVQQQNLETRRDRLERYGKAVADTLSKRLKAIRCTDADLQTEMQTADGAIEKSLQRKLAAEIALEGAELEEDARSERLAAALKKAGEEYSKALQAKLESAAKLALCMLIGEKNDTFFALLDTMDADATRLSGEVRSRFRAQNVQLRSLAKAHFGVTALVVGDTLHETKVLLQRAGDTLTAPLFIFNERPISILSLLKALTILIAGFFLGAFYKRWIVRLARRWPDMSQMSMRLASNIGYYLIVFIAVIIAMGSLGIDMTSISLIAGALSIGVGFGLQTVVSNFIAGIILMFERTIRIGDTIEISDVLRGRVTDMRIRSTTVKTFDNIDIVVPNSSFIQNNVINWTLEDATRRIHIPFGVAYGTEVDAVKKAVLDELKESSLTYIRHDPEKQPEVWMVNMNSSSVDFELIVWVEWANKNRPSALRSDFLILIYNALNKHGIQIPFPQLDLYVKQLPKDGL; encoded by the coding sequence ATGCGAACCCTTCTCCTCTTTTTCCTGCTGATCGGTGCCCTTCAGGCCGCCGACATCAACGCCACCCTCTTTGAAAGCATCGACAAACCCGCCCTCTACAAGGCCCTGCGCCTGCAGATCGATTCGGCGCAGACCGCAGGGACGCTGACGCCCGCCCAGGCCGACGCCGAGCGGGCCGAACTGGAGCGGCTGCGCCGCGCCGCCGCCCAGACACCCGCCCCCGAAGAGGACCCCGACGCCCTCCTGTCGAAAACCGCCCCGACGCTGGAACAGGGGTATGAAGCCCTCGCCGCGGCGGCCCTCGCCTCCGTCAGACAGGAGAGTGCGGACCGAAAACTGCGCGACATCCAGTCCAAACTCACCTTTTTGAAGCAGACGATCGAACAGCTCACCGCCGACGAGAAGTTCCGGCTGCGCGCCTACCAGCTCCAGTTCGCCTACTACAAGGTCCAGCAGCAGAATCTCGAAACCAGACGCGACCGCCTCGAACGCTACGGCAAGGCCGTGGCCGATACGCTTTCGAAGCGGCTCAAAGCGATCCGTTGCACGGATGCCGACCTGCAGACGGAGATGCAAACGGCCGATGGCGCCATCGAAAAAAGCCTGCAGCGCAAGCTCGCTGCCGAAATCGCCCTGGAGGGGGCCGAACTGGAGGAGGATGCCCGCAGCGAACGCCTGGCAGCGGCCCTCAAAAAGGCCGGCGAGGAGTACAGCAAAGCGCTGCAGGCCAAACTGGAATCGGCCGCCAAGCTGGCGCTCTGCATGCTTATCGGAGAGAAAAACGACACGTTTTTTGCCCTGCTCGATACGATGGATGCGGATGCCACGCGGCTCTCGGGGGAGGTCCGCAGCCGTTTCCGCGCCCAGAATGTGCAGCTGCGCAGCCTCGCCAAGGCGCACTTCGGGGTGACGGCCCTCGTGGTCGGCGACACCCTCCACGAAACAAAAGTGCTGCTGCAGCGCGCCGGCGATACCCTGACCGCCCCGCTCTTCATCTTTAACGAACGCCCCATCAGCATCCTCAGCCTCCTCAAGGCGCTGACGATCCTGATCGCGGGCTTCTTCCTGGGTGCCTTCTACAAGCGCTGGATCGTGCGGCTGGCACGCCGCTGGCCGGACATGAGCCAGATGTCGATGCGCCTGGCGTCGAACATCGGCTACTACCTCATCGTCTTTATCGCCGTCATCATCGCCATGGGCAGCCTCGGTATCGACATGACCTCCATCTCCCTCATCGCCGGGGCCCTCTCCATCGGGGTCGGTTTCGGGCTGCAGACGGTCGTCTCCAACTTTATCGCGGGGATTATCCTGATGTTCGAGCGTACGATCCGCATCGGGGATACCATCGAGATCAGCGACGTCCTGCGAGGGCGCGTCACCGACATGCGCATCCGCTCCACGACGGTCAAGACCTTCGACAACATCGACATCGTCGTCCCCAACTCCTCGTTCATCCAGAACAACGTCATCAACTGGACCCTCGAGGACGCGACCCGGCGTATTCACATCCCCTTCGGGGTCGCCTACGGTACGGAAGTCGATGCGGTGAAAAAAGCGGTGCTTGATGAGCTGAAAGAGAGCAGCCTGACCTACATCCGGCACGATCCCGAAAAACAGCCCGAGGTGTGGATGGTCAATATGAACAGCAGCAGCGTCGATTTCGAGCTGATCGTCTGGGTCGAGTGGGCGAACAAGAACCGCCCCAGCGCGCTGCGTTCGGACTTCCTGATCCTCATCTACAACGCCCTGAACAAACACGGCATCCAGATCCCCTTCCCGCAGCTCGACCTCTACGTCAAACAGCTGCCCAAAGACGGTTTGTAG